In Mangifera indica cultivar Alphonso chromosome 1, CATAS_Mindica_2.1, whole genome shotgun sequence, a single genomic region encodes these proteins:
- the LOC123224367 gene encoding 9-cis-epoxycarotenoid dioxygenase NCED1, chloroplastic-like, whose translation MAATTSSCVAKPLSSSSSSSSSFEHLVSNSRPKNNITCSLQTPSVLHLPKQSSTYSPSRQPKDSFTSLSLTTSSSTFSSSENNFPQNWNLLQRAAALALDAIENALISRECQQPLPKTADPRVQIAGNFAPVSENPVSHSLPVTGKIPDCIQGVYVRNGANPLHEPVAGHHFFDGDGMVHAVQFNKGSVSYACRFTETNRFVQERSLGRPMFPKAIGELHGHSGIARLLLFYSRAVFGLVDPSRGSGCANAGLVYFNNRLLAMSEDDLPYHVRITPFGDLKTVGRFDFDGQLNSTMIAHPKVDPVSGELFALSYDVVQKPYLKYFRFSPDGFKSPDVEIPIDEPTMMHDFAITENFVVVPDQQVVFKLPAMIRGGSPVIYDKNKMSSFGILDKNATDASKIKWIDAPDCFCFHLWNAWEEPETDEVVVIGSCMTPPDSIFNECDENLESVLSEIRLNLKTGKSTRRPVISQSEQVNLEAGMVNRNLLGRKTRYAYLALAEPWPKVSGFAKVDLSTGEVRKYIYGDQRYGGEPLFFPRGSNSENEDDGYILAFVHDEKEWKSELQIVNAMTLKLEATVKLPSRVPYGFHGTFISAKDLEKQV comes from the coding sequence ATGGCGGCAACAACCAGCTCTTGCGTGGCTAAGCCtctgtcttcttcttcttcttcttcttcttctttcgaACACTTGGTCTCAAATTCAAGGCCTAAAAATAACATCACTTGTTCACTTCAAACCCCTTCTGTTCTTCATTTACCTAAACAGTCTTCCACTTATTCTCCATCAAGGCAGCCTAAGGATAGCTTTACCTCTCTTTCTTTAACCACTTCTTCAtctactttttcttcttctgagAATAATTTTCCTCAAAATTGGAACTTGTTACAGAGAGCTGCGGCTTTGGCTTTGGACGCAATAGAAAATGCCTTAATTTCCCGCGAGTGTCAGCAGCCACTACCCAAAACAGCTGACCCACGTGTCCAAATCGCTGGGAACTTCGCCCCTGTCTCGGAGAACCCTGTCTCTCACTCCCTTCCGGTCACCGGAAAAATCCCAGATTGCATTCAGGGTGTTTATGTCCGAAACGGAGCTAATCCTCTTCACGAACCCGTCGCTGGCCACCACTTCTTCGATGGAGATGGCATGGTTCACGCGGTACAGTTCAATAAAGGCTCCGTCAGCTACGCCTGTAGGTTCACTGAAACCAACCGTTTCGTTCAAGAACGTAGTTTAGGCCGTCCAATGTTTCCCAAAGCCATTGGCGAACTCCACGGCCACTCAGGCATCGCAAGGTTGCTTCTTTTTTACAGTAGAGCTGTCTTCGGACTTGTTGATCCCAGCCGCGGCTCTGGGTGTGCCAACGCTGGACTTGTTTACTTCAATAATCGTCTTTTAGCCATGTCGGAAGACGATTTACCTTACCATGTTCGTATCACTCCTTTTGGTGATCTCAAAACGGTGGGTCGATTTGACTTCGACGGTCAGCTTAATTCAACAATGATAGCTCACCCAAAAGTTGATCCCGTTTCAGGCGAATTGTTTGCTCTTAGTTATGATGTTGTTCAAAAGCCTTACTTGAAGTACTTTCGTTTCTCTCCGGATGGCTTCAAGTCTCCGGATGTTGAGATTCCTATTGATGAACCCACAATGATGCATGATTTCGCCATTACTGAGAATTTTGTTGTGGTTCCTGATCAACAAGTTGTGTTTAAACTACCTGCAATGATCCGCGGTGGCTCTCCGGTTATCTATGATAAGAACAAGATGTCAAGTTTCGGGATATTAGACAAGAATGCTACTGATGCTTCGAAGATTAAGTGGATTGACGCTCCAGATTGCTTCTGTTTCCATCTCTGGAATGCGTGGGAGGAGCCTGAAACTGATGAAGTTGTTGTGATTGGTTCATGTATGACTCCCCCTGACTCTATTTTCAATGAATGTGACGAGAATTTGGAGAGTGTTCTATCTGAGATCAGACTCAATCTAAAGACTGGTAAGTCCACTCGCCGCCCGGTAATTTCCCAGTCAGAACAAGTCAATTTAGAGGCTGGAATGGTTAACCGGAACTTGCTTGGAAGAAAAACCCGGTATGCATATTTAGCCCTGGCTGAGCCATGGCCTAAAGTTTCAGGCTTTGCAAAAGTTGATCTTTCAACAGGAGAAGTCCGCAAATACATATATGGAGACCAAAGGTATGGCGGCGAGCCTCTCTTCTTCCCAAGAGGGTCTAATTCAGAAAATGAAGACGATGGTTACATTCTCGCCTTCGTTCATGACGAAAAGGAGTGGAAATCCGAGCTGCAAATCGTTAACGCCATGACTTTGAAGCTCGAAGCTACAGTTAAGCTTCCATCTCGAGTTCCTTATGGCTTCCACGGCACTTTCATAAGCGCCAAAGACTTGGAGAAGCAAGTCTAA